In the Festucalex cinctus isolate MCC-2025b chromosome 10, RoL_Fcin_1.0, whole genome shotgun sequence genome, one interval contains:
- the kcnn1b gene encoding small conductance calcium-activated potassium channel protein 1b isoform X2, with protein sequence MRLILVKPTNATRRLDTTGQVLCDDDREGRTSRGQTKNPEGMREQSSETRMEVTSPTQTNLCCAPSAPHETSNGVIPSPKVSAQMLPLQTESMTISQLRNQDWLLLCGGEGADSSSTENQTTRMGHPNETCACSCPGSQQQHSEASILTPQSNHTSLQGCLLHKISLSSSPRSHVFSPSTQISDSRQVFPHETNKRDLSKPANMYSHGSFMPQCSNQQAQKTLSKQQTCNHFKDANSNFNIPLYANEHPQINRKRIQHSQPAMSGEPNWRETFQDREKQHARYSVSGCETWKSHEDPPIIHKCHHLSSNHMARTASVKRSFTPAKNHSVQSFSTSQYSSLDHQDCQTNTKHLSGAKLSPSKRVTPSEVAGSGVLGNGNAVGSLASHDTLRSNSDSGQQLLHSTLLGDAFSKVIREDSSKANCDNATREEGSVPQKKDISFRLGQRRALFGKRKQLSDYSLVCGMFGIVVMVIETELSRGFYSKDSICSYVLKGLISISTIILVGLILMYHAREIQLFMVDNGADDWRIAMTFERVLFIVLELLVCAIHPIPGQYVFSWTTRLAFNYTTLMADADVDIILSVPMFLRLYLIGRVMLLHSKLFTDASSRSIGALNKISFDTRFVMKTLMTICPGTILLVFSVSCWIIAAWTVRICERYHDAQEVTSTFLGAMWLISITFLSIGYGDMVPHTYCGKGVCLLTGIMGAGCTALVVAVVARKSELTRAEKHVHNFMMDTQLYKKVKNTAANVLRETWLIYKHTKLVKKVDRATVRHHQRKFLQAIHQLRKVKLEQRKLTDQANTIADLAKTQNMMYDLVSDLQHRSEDLDRRIVALEDKLDLMLLNMHSLPDVLSQAISKMQKDFLDDLACRVHFLSSSLSSECCSVPARPLCQDPTSSQTPYS encoded by the exons ATGAGGTTGATTCTGGTTAAACCCACCAATGCAACCCGACGCCTCGACACAACAGGTCAAGTGCTCTGTGATGATGACCGCGAGGGTCGCACCTCAAGAGGTCAGACCAAAAATCCTGAGGGGATGCGTGAGCAATCCTCAGAAACGCGCATGGAGGTGACTTCACCAACACAGACGAATCTCTGTTGTGCTCCTTCAGCGCCCCACGAAACTTCCAATGGAGTCATTCCGTCCCCAAAGGTTTCTGCTCAGATGTTACCGCTGCAAACTGAAAGCATGACCATATCTCAGCTGAGGAACCAGGACTGGCTGCTGCTTTGTGGAGGGGAAGGAGCTGATTCATCCTCAACTGAGAATCAGACAACACGTATGGGACATCCAAACGAGACGTGTGCTTGTTCCTGTCCTGGCTCACAACAGCAACATTCAGAAGCGTCCATTTTAACACCTCAGTCAAATCACACCTCACTTCAAGGTTGTCTCTTGCACAAAATAAGCCTTTCATCCTCACCCCGCTCACACGTTTTCTCTCCCAGTACCCAAATTTCTGACAGTCGCCAGGTCTTCCCACATGAAACAAACAAGAGGGATCTCTCGAAACCTGCAAATATGTATTCACATGGTAGTTTCATGCCTCAGTGTAGCAACCAACAAGCACAAAAGACTCtttcaaaacaacaaacttgCAATCATTTCAAAGATGccaattcaaatttcaacatCCCTCTATACGCGAATGAACATCCTCAGATAAACAGGAAACGTATCCAACATTCTCAGCCTGCCATGAGTGGGGAGCCCAATTGGAGAGAGACGTTTCAGGATCGTGAAAAGCAACACGCTCGATACTCTGTCAGCGGTTGCGAAACCTGGAAGTCCCACGAAGATCCCCCCATTATCCACAAGTGTCACCACCTCTCATCCAATCATATGGCCAGGACCGCCAGTGTTAAGAGGTCATTTACACCAGCCAAGAACCACAGTGTGCAGTCCTTCTCCACAAGTCAGTACAGCTCACTTGATCATCAAGACTGTCAG ACGAACACTAAGCATCTCAGTGGAGCCAAACTCTCGCCTTCAAAGCGTGTCACTCCTTCTGAAGTAGCAGGAAGTGGCGTCCTTGGCAATGGCAACGCTGTGGGATCACTGGCCAGCCATGACACTCTGAGATCCAATTCGGATTCAGGCCAGCAGCTTCTTCACAGCACCCTCTTGGGGGACGCTTTCTCCAAAGTCATCAGAGAGGATTCAAGTAAGGCCAATTGTGACAATGCCACCAGAGAGGAAGGTAGTGTACCTCAGAAGAAGGACATCAGCTTCAGATTGGGTCAGCGCAGAGCTCTTTTTGGGAAGCGCAAACAGCTGAGTGACTACTCTTTGGTGTGTGGGATGTTTGGCATTGTTGTCATGGTGATTGAGACTGAGCTGTCTCGAGGATTTTACAGCAAG GACTCCATATGTTCATATGTACTAAAAGGCCTTATCAGCATTTCGACTATTATTTTAGTTGGTCTTATTCTCATGTACCATGCGAGGGAAATCCAG CTGTTCATGGTGGACAACGGTGCGGATGACTGGAGGATCGCCATGACCTTTGAGCGAGTTCTCTTCATTGTACTAGAGCTCCTGGTGTGCGCCATCCATCCCATCCCAGGCCAATATGTGTTCAGCTGGACTACTCGATTGGCGTTCAACTACACCACGTTGATGGCGGACGCTGATGTCGACATCATCCTGTCTGTGCCCATGTTTCTGCGCCTCTACTTGATTGGCCGGGTCATGCTACTCCACAGCAAGCTCTTCACAGATGCTTCTTCTCGCAGCATCGGGGCTCTAAACAAAATCAGCTTTGACACTCGTTTTGTCATGAAGACGCTGATGACCATCTGCCCTGGCACTATTCTACTCGTGTTCAGCGTGTCCTGTTGGATTATTGCAGCATGGACTGTGCGCATCTGTGAGAG GTATCACGATGCACAAGAAGTGACCAGCACCTTTCTCGGAGCAATGTGGCTGATCTCTATCACCTTCTTGTCCATTGGCTATGGTGACATGGTGCCTCACACTTACTGTGGAAAAGGAGTGTGCCTGTTAACAGGCATCATG GGAGCAGGCTGTACAGCTTTGGTGGTTGCTGTGGTTGCAAGGAAGTCAGAGCTCACCAGAGCTGAGAAGCACGTCCATAACTTCATGATGGATACTCAGCTCTATAAAAAG GTAAAAAACACTGCAGCCAATGTGTTGAGAGAGACATGGCTGATTTACAAACACACCAAGCTGGTGAAGAAAGTTGATCGTGCCACGGTACGACACCATCAGAGGAAATTCCTGCAAGCTATCCACCA acTGCGAAAAGTAAAATTGGAGCAAAGGAAACTAACTGACCAGGCCAACACCATTGCTGATCTTGCAAAG ACTCAGAACATGATGTACGATCTGGTTTCGGACCTGCAGCATCGAAGTGAGGATCTGGACAGGAGGATTGTCGCCCTTGAGGACAAACTGGACCTGATGCTTCTCAACATGCACTCACTGCCTGACGTGCTCTCTCAAGCAATATCAAAGATGCAAAAAGATTTTCTAGATGACCTTGCCTGCCGTGTCCACTTCCTGTCTTCCTCCCTAAGCTCCGAGTGCTGCTCTGTTCCCGCCAGGCCGCTCTGCCAAGATCCCACTTCATCACAGACTCCGTATAGCTAA
- the kcnn1b gene encoding small conductance calcium-activated potassium channel protein 1b isoform X4: MHTTKRVTKMTNTKHLSGAKLSPSKRVTPSEVAGSGVLGNGNAVGSLASHDTLRSNSDSGQQLLHSTLLGDAFSKVIREDSSKANCDNATREEGSVPQKKDISFRLGQRRALFGKRKQLSDYSLVCGMFGIVVMVIETELSRGFYSKDSICSYVLKGLISISTIILVGLILMYHAREIQLFMVDNGADDWRIAMTFERVLFIVLELLVCAIHPIPGQYVFSWTTRLAFNYTTLMADADVDIILSVPMFLRLYLIGRVMLLHSKLFTDASSRSIGALNKISFDTRFVMKTLMTICPGTILLVFSVSCWIIAAWTVRICERYHDAQEVTSTFLGAMWLISITFLSIGYGDMVPHTYCGKGVCLLTGIMGAGCTALVVAVVARKSELTRAEKHVHNFMMDTQLYKKVKNTAANVLRETWLIYKHTKLVKKVDRATVRHHQRKFLQAIHQWVNLSHHRLEGSVNGTCMMLSQLRKVKLEQRKLTDQANTIADLAKTQNMMYDLVSDLQHRSEDLDRRIVALEDKLDLMLLNMHSLPDVLSQAISKMQKDFLDDLACRVHFLSSSLSSECCSVPARPLCQDPTSSQTPYS; the protein is encoded by the exons ATGCACACCACCAAACGGGTGACAAAAatg ACGAACACTAAGCATCTCAGTGGAGCCAAACTCTCGCCTTCAAAGCGTGTCACTCCTTCTGAAGTAGCAGGAAGTGGCGTCCTTGGCAATGGCAACGCTGTGGGATCACTGGCCAGCCATGACACTCTGAGATCCAATTCGGATTCAGGCCAGCAGCTTCTTCACAGCACCCTCTTGGGGGACGCTTTCTCCAAAGTCATCAGAGAGGATTCAAGTAAGGCCAATTGTGACAATGCCACCAGAGAGGAAGGTAGTGTACCTCAGAAGAAGGACATCAGCTTCAGATTGGGTCAGCGCAGAGCTCTTTTTGGGAAGCGCAAACAGCTGAGTGACTACTCTTTGGTGTGTGGGATGTTTGGCATTGTTGTCATGGTGATTGAGACTGAGCTGTCTCGAGGATTTTACAGCAAG GACTCCATATGTTCATATGTACTAAAAGGCCTTATCAGCATTTCGACTATTATTTTAGTTGGTCTTATTCTCATGTACCATGCGAGGGAAATCCAG CTGTTCATGGTGGACAACGGTGCGGATGACTGGAGGATCGCCATGACCTTTGAGCGAGTTCTCTTCATTGTACTAGAGCTCCTGGTGTGCGCCATCCATCCCATCCCAGGCCAATATGTGTTCAGCTGGACTACTCGATTGGCGTTCAACTACACCACGTTGATGGCGGACGCTGATGTCGACATCATCCTGTCTGTGCCCATGTTTCTGCGCCTCTACTTGATTGGCCGGGTCATGCTACTCCACAGCAAGCTCTTCACAGATGCTTCTTCTCGCAGCATCGGGGCTCTAAACAAAATCAGCTTTGACACTCGTTTTGTCATGAAGACGCTGATGACCATCTGCCCTGGCACTATTCTACTCGTGTTCAGCGTGTCCTGTTGGATTATTGCAGCATGGACTGTGCGCATCTGTGAGAG GTATCACGATGCACAAGAAGTGACCAGCACCTTTCTCGGAGCAATGTGGCTGATCTCTATCACCTTCTTGTCCATTGGCTATGGTGACATGGTGCCTCACACTTACTGTGGAAAAGGAGTGTGCCTGTTAACAGGCATCATG GGAGCAGGCTGTACAGCTTTGGTGGTTGCTGTGGTTGCAAGGAAGTCAGAGCTCACCAGAGCTGAGAAGCACGTCCATAACTTCATGATGGATACTCAGCTCTATAAAAAG GTAAAAAACACTGCAGCCAATGTGTTGAGAGAGACATGGCTGATTTACAAACACACCAAGCTGGTGAAGAAAGTTGATCGTGCCACGGTACGACACCATCAGAGGAAATTCCTGCAAGCTATCCACCAGTGGGTAAACTTATCACATCACAGACTTGAAGGTTCAGTTAATGGAACGTGCATGATGTTGAGTCA acTGCGAAAAGTAAAATTGGAGCAAAGGAAACTAACTGACCAGGCCAACACCATTGCTGATCTTGCAAAG ACTCAGAACATGATGTACGATCTGGTTTCGGACCTGCAGCATCGAAGTGAGGATCTGGACAGGAGGATTGTCGCCCTTGAGGACAAACTGGACCTGATGCTTCTCAACATGCACTCACTGCCTGACGTGCTCTCTCAAGCAATATCAAAGATGCAAAAAGATTTTCTAGATGACCTTGCCTGCCGTGTCCACTTCCTGTCTTCCTCCCTAAGCTCCGAGTGCTGCTCTGTTCCCGCCAGGCCGCTCTGCCAAGATCCCACTTCATCACAGACTCCGTATAGCTAA
- the kcnn1b gene encoding small conductance calcium-activated potassium channel protein 1b isoform X3, with amino-acid sequence MRLILVKPTNATRRLDTTGQVLCDDDREGRTSRAPHETSNGVIPSPKVSAQMLPLQTESMTISQLRNQDWLLLCGGEGADSSSTENQTTRMGHPNETCACSCPGSQQQHSEASILTPQSNHTSLQGCLLHKISLSSSPRSHVFSPSTQISDSRQVFPHETNKRDLSKPANMYSHGSFMPQCSNQQAQKTLSKQQTCNHFKDANSNFNIPLYANEHPQINRKRIQHSQPAMSGEPNWRETFQDREKQHARYSVSGCETWKSHEDPPIIHKCHHLSSNHMARTASVKRSFTPAKNHSVQSFSTSQYSSLDHQDCQTNTKHLSGAKLSPSKRVTPSEVAGSGVLGNGNAVGSLASHDTLRSNSDSGQQLLHSTLLGDAFSKVIREDSSKANCDNATREEGSVPQKKDISFRLGQRRALFGKRKQLSDYSLVCGMFGIVVMVIETELSRGFYSKDSICSYVLKGLISISTIILVGLILMYHAREIQLFMVDNGADDWRIAMTFERVLFIVLELLVCAIHPIPGQYVFSWTTRLAFNYTTLMADADVDIILSVPMFLRLYLIGRVMLLHSKLFTDASSRSIGALNKISFDTRFVMKTLMTICPGTILLVFSVSCWIIAAWTVRICERYHDAQEVTSTFLGAMWLISITFLSIGYGDMVPHTYCGKGVCLLTGIMGAGCTALVVAVVARKSELTRAEKHVHNFMMDTQLYKKVKNTAANVLRETWLIYKHTKLVKKVDRATVRHHQRKFLQAIHQWVNLSHHRLEGSVNGTCMMLSQLRKVKLEQRKLTDQANTIADLAKTQNMMYDLVSDLQHRSEDLDRRIVALEDKLDLMLLNMHSLPDVLSQAISKMQKDFLDDLACRVHFLSSSLSSECCSVPARPLCQDPTSSQTPYS; translated from the exons ATGAGGTTGATTCTGGTTAAACCCACCAATGCAACCCGACGCCTCGACACAACAGGTCAAGTGCTCTGTGATGATGACCGCGAGGGTCGCACCTCAAGAG CGCCCCACGAAACTTCCAATGGAGTCATTCCGTCCCCAAAGGTTTCTGCTCAGATGTTACCGCTGCAAACTGAAAGCATGACCATATCTCAGCTGAGGAACCAGGACTGGCTGCTGCTTTGTGGAGGGGAAGGAGCTGATTCATCCTCAACTGAGAATCAGACAACACGTATGGGACATCCAAACGAGACGTGTGCTTGTTCCTGTCCTGGCTCACAACAGCAACATTCAGAAGCGTCCATTTTAACACCTCAGTCAAATCACACCTCACTTCAAGGTTGTCTCTTGCACAAAATAAGCCTTTCATCCTCACCCCGCTCACACGTTTTCTCTCCCAGTACCCAAATTTCTGACAGTCGCCAGGTCTTCCCACATGAAACAAACAAGAGGGATCTCTCGAAACCTGCAAATATGTATTCACATGGTAGTTTCATGCCTCAGTGTAGCAACCAACAAGCACAAAAGACTCtttcaaaacaacaaacttgCAATCATTTCAAAGATGccaattcaaatttcaacatCCCTCTATACGCGAATGAACATCCTCAGATAAACAGGAAACGTATCCAACATTCTCAGCCTGCCATGAGTGGGGAGCCCAATTGGAGAGAGACGTTTCAGGATCGTGAAAAGCAACACGCTCGATACTCTGTCAGCGGTTGCGAAACCTGGAAGTCCCACGAAGATCCCCCCATTATCCACAAGTGTCACCACCTCTCATCCAATCATATGGCCAGGACCGCCAGTGTTAAGAGGTCATTTACACCAGCCAAGAACCACAGTGTGCAGTCCTTCTCCACAAGTCAGTACAGCTCACTTGATCATCAAGACTGTCAG ACGAACACTAAGCATCTCAGTGGAGCCAAACTCTCGCCTTCAAAGCGTGTCACTCCTTCTGAAGTAGCAGGAAGTGGCGTCCTTGGCAATGGCAACGCTGTGGGATCACTGGCCAGCCATGACACTCTGAGATCCAATTCGGATTCAGGCCAGCAGCTTCTTCACAGCACCCTCTTGGGGGACGCTTTCTCCAAAGTCATCAGAGAGGATTCAAGTAAGGCCAATTGTGACAATGCCACCAGAGAGGAAGGTAGTGTACCTCAGAAGAAGGACATCAGCTTCAGATTGGGTCAGCGCAGAGCTCTTTTTGGGAAGCGCAAACAGCTGAGTGACTACTCTTTGGTGTGTGGGATGTTTGGCATTGTTGTCATGGTGATTGAGACTGAGCTGTCTCGAGGATTTTACAGCAAG GACTCCATATGTTCATATGTACTAAAAGGCCTTATCAGCATTTCGACTATTATTTTAGTTGGTCTTATTCTCATGTACCATGCGAGGGAAATCCAG CTGTTCATGGTGGACAACGGTGCGGATGACTGGAGGATCGCCATGACCTTTGAGCGAGTTCTCTTCATTGTACTAGAGCTCCTGGTGTGCGCCATCCATCCCATCCCAGGCCAATATGTGTTCAGCTGGACTACTCGATTGGCGTTCAACTACACCACGTTGATGGCGGACGCTGATGTCGACATCATCCTGTCTGTGCCCATGTTTCTGCGCCTCTACTTGATTGGCCGGGTCATGCTACTCCACAGCAAGCTCTTCACAGATGCTTCTTCTCGCAGCATCGGGGCTCTAAACAAAATCAGCTTTGACACTCGTTTTGTCATGAAGACGCTGATGACCATCTGCCCTGGCACTATTCTACTCGTGTTCAGCGTGTCCTGTTGGATTATTGCAGCATGGACTGTGCGCATCTGTGAGAG GTATCACGATGCACAAGAAGTGACCAGCACCTTTCTCGGAGCAATGTGGCTGATCTCTATCACCTTCTTGTCCATTGGCTATGGTGACATGGTGCCTCACACTTACTGTGGAAAAGGAGTGTGCCTGTTAACAGGCATCATG GGAGCAGGCTGTACAGCTTTGGTGGTTGCTGTGGTTGCAAGGAAGTCAGAGCTCACCAGAGCTGAGAAGCACGTCCATAACTTCATGATGGATACTCAGCTCTATAAAAAG GTAAAAAACACTGCAGCCAATGTGTTGAGAGAGACATGGCTGATTTACAAACACACCAAGCTGGTGAAGAAAGTTGATCGTGCCACGGTACGACACCATCAGAGGAAATTCCTGCAAGCTATCCACCAGTGGGTAAACTTATCACATCACAGACTTGAAGGTTCAGTTAATGGAACGTGCATGATGTTGAGTCA acTGCGAAAAGTAAAATTGGAGCAAAGGAAACTAACTGACCAGGCCAACACCATTGCTGATCTTGCAAAG ACTCAGAACATGATGTACGATCTGGTTTCGGACCTGCAGCATCGAAGTGAGGATCTGGACAGGAGGATTGTCGCCCTTGAGGACAAACTGGACCTGATGCTTCTCAACATGCACTCACTGCCTGACGTGCTCTCTCAAGCAATATCAAAGATGCAAAAAGATTTTCTAGATGACCTTGCCTGCCGTGTCCACTTCCTGTCTTCCTCCCTAAGCTCCGAGTGCTGCTCTGTTCCCGCCAGGCCGCTCTGCCAAGATCCCACTTCATCACAGACTCCGTATAGCTAA
- the kcnn1b gene encoding small conductance calcium-activated potassium channel protein 1b isoform X1: protein MRLILVKPTNATRRLDTTGQVLCDDDREGRTSRGQTKNPEGMREQSSETRMEVTSPTQTNLCCAPSAPHETSNGVIPSPKVSAQMLPLQTESMTISQLRNQDWLLLCGGEGADSSSTENQTTRMGHPNETCACSCPGSQQQHSEASILTPQSNHTSLQGCLLHKISLSSSPRSHVFSPSTQISDSRQVFPHETNKRDLSKPANMYSHGSFMPQCSNQQAQKTLSKQQTCNHFKDANSNFNIPLYANEHPQINRKRIQHSQPAMSGEPNWRETFQDREKQHARYSVSGCETWKSHEDPPIIHKCHHLSSNHMARTASVKRSFTPAKNHSVQSFSTSQYSSLDHQDCQTNTKHLSGAKLSPSKRVTPSEVAGSGVLGNGNAVGSLASHDTLRSNSDSGQQLLHSTLLGDAFSKVIREDSSKANCDNATREEGSVPQKKDISFRLGQRRALFGKRKQLSDYSLVCGMFGIVVMVIETELSRGFYSKDSICSYVLKGLISISTIILVGLILMYHAREIQLFMVDNGADDWRIAMTFERVLFIVLELLVCAIHPIPGQYVFSWTTRLAFNYTTLMADADVDIILSVPMFLRLYLIGRVMLLHSKLFTDASSRSIGALNKISFDTRFVMKTLMTICPGTILLVFSVSCWIIAAWTVRICERYHDAQEVTSTFLGAMWLISITFLSIGYGDMVPHTYCGKGVCLLTGIMGAGCTALVVAVVARKSELTRAEKHVHNFMMDTQLYKKVKNTAANVLRETWLIYKHTKLVKKVDRATVRHHQRKFLQAIHQWVNLSHHRLEGSVNGTCMMLSQLRKVKLEQRKLTDQANTIADLAKTQNMMYDLVSDLQHRSEDLDRRIVALEDKLDLMLLNMHSLPDVLSQAISKMQKDFLDDLACRVHFLSSSLSSECCSVPARPLCQDPTSSQTPYS, encoded by the exons ATGAGGTTGATTCTGGTTAAACCCACCAATGCAACCCGACGCCTCGACACAACAGGTCAAGTGCTCTGTGATGATGACCGCGAGGGTCGCACCTCAAGAGGTCAGACCAAAAATCCTGAGGGGATGCGTGAGCAATCCTCAGAAACGCGCATGGAGGTGACTTCACCAACACAGACGAATCTCTGTTGTGCTCCTTCAGCGCCCCACGAAACTTCCAATGGAGTCATTCCGTCCCCAAAGGTTTCTGCTCAGATGTTACCGCTGCAAACTGAAAGCATGACCATATCTCAGCTGAGGAACCAGGACTGGCTGCTGCTTTGTGGAGGGGAAGGAGCTGATTCATCCTCAACTGAGAATCAGACAACACGTATGGGACATCCAAACGAGACGTGTGCTTGTTCCTGTCCTGGCTCACAACAGCAACATTCAGAAGCGTCCATTTTAACACCTCAGTCAAATCACACCTCACTTCAAGGTTGTCTCTTGCACAAAATAAGCCTTTCATCCTCACCCCGCTCACACGTTTTCTCTCCCAGTACCCAAATTTCTGACAGTCGCCAGGTCTTCCCACATGAAACAAACAAGAGGGATCTCTCGAAACCTGCAAATATGTATTCACATGGTAGTTTCATGCCTCAGTGTAGCAACCAACAAGCACAAAAGACTCtttcaaaacaacaaacttgCAATCATTTCAAAGATGccaattcaaatttcaacatCCCTCTATACGCGAATGAACATCCTCAGATAAACAGGAAACGTATCCAACATTCTCAGCCTGCCATGAGTGGGGAGCCCAATTGGAGAGAGACGTTTCAGGATCGTGAAAAGCAACACGCTCGATACTCTGTCAGCGGTTGCGAAACCTGGAAGTCCCACGAAGATCCCCCCATTATCCACAAGTGTCACCACCTCTCATCCAATCATATGGCCAGGACCGCCAGTGTTAAGAGGTCATTTACACCAGCCAAGAACCACAGTGTGCAGTCCTTCTCCACAAGTCAGTACAGCTCACTTGATCATCAAGACTGTCAG ACGAACACTAAGCATCTCAGTGGAGCCAAACTCTCGCCTTCAAAGCGTGTCACTCCTTCTGAAGTAGCAGGAAGTGGCGTCCTTGGCAATGGCAACGCTGTGGGATCACTGGCCAGCCATGACACTCTGAGATCCAATTCGGATTCAGGCCAGCAGCTTCTTCACAGCACCCTCTTGGGGGACGCTTTCTCCAAAGTCATCAGAGAGGATTCAAGTAAGGCCAATTGTGACAATGCCACCAGAGAGGAAGGTAGTGTACCTCAGAAGAAGGACATCAGCTTCAGATTGGGTCAGCGCAGAGCTCTTTTTGGGAAGCGCAAACAGCTGAGTGACTACTCTTTGGTGTGTGGGATGTTTGGCATTGTTGTCATGGTGATTGAGACTGAGCTGTCTCGAGGATTTTACAGCAAG GACTCCATATGTTCATATGTACTAAAAGGCCTTATCAGCATTTCGACTATTATTTTAGTTGGTCTTATTCTCATGTACCATGCGAGGGAAATCCAG CTGTTCATGGTGGACAACGGTGCGGATGACTGGAGGATCGCCATGACCTTTGAGCGAGTTCTCTTCATTGTACTAGAGCTCCTGGTGTGCGCCATCCATCCCATCCCAGGCCAATATGTGTTCAGCTGGACTACTCGATTGGCGTTCAACTACACCACGTTGATGGCGGACGCTGATGTCGACATCATCCTGTCTGTGCCCATGTTTCTGCGCCTCTACTTGATTGGCCGGGTCATGCTACTCCACAGCAAGCTCTTCACAGATGCTTCTTCTCGCAGCATCGGGGCTCTAAACAAAATCAGCTTTGACACTCGTTTTGTCATGAAGACGCTGATGACCATCTGCCCTGGCACTATTCTACTCGTGTTCAGCGTGTCCTGTTGGATTATTGCAGCATGGACTGTGCGCATCTGTGAGAG GTATCACGATGCACAAGAAGTGACCAGCACCTTTCTCGGAGCAATGTGGCTGATCTCTATCACCTTCTTGTCCATTGGCTATGGTGACATGGTGCCTCACACTTACTGTGGAAAAGGAGTGTGCCTGTTAACAGGCATCATG GGAGCAGGCTGTACAGCTTTGGTGGTTGCTGTGGTTGCAAGGAAGTCAGAGCTCACCAGAGCTGAGAAGCACGTCCATAACTTCATGATGGATACTCAGCTCTATAAAAAG GTAAAAAACACTGCAGCCAATGTGTTGAGAGAGACATGGCTGATTTACAAACACACCAAGCTGGTGAAGAAAGTTGATCGTGCCACGGTACGACACCATCAGAGGAAATTCCTGCAAGCTATCCACCAGTGGGTAAACTTATCACATCACAGACTTGAAGGTTCAGTTAATGGAACGTGCATGATGTTGAGTCA acTGCGAAAAGTAAAATTGGAGCAAAGGAAACTAACTGACCAGGCCAACACCATTGCTGATCTTGCAAAG ACTCAGAACATGATGTACGATCTGGTTTCGGACCTGCAGCATCGAAGTGAGGATCTGGACAGGAGGATTGTCGCCCTTGAGGACAAACTGGACCTGATGCTTCTCAACATGCACTCACTGCCTGACGTGCTCTCTCAAGCAATATCAAAGATGCAAAAAGATTTTCTAGATGACCTTGCCTGCCGTGTCCACTTCCTGTCTTCCTCCCTAAGCTCCGAGTGCTGCTCTGTTCCCGCCAGGCCGCTCTGCCAAGATCCCACTTCATCACAGACTCCGTATAGCTAA